Proteins from a genomic interval of Corythoichthys intestinalis isolate RoL2023-P3 chromosome 3, ASM3026506v1, whole genome shotgun sequence:
- the spring1 gene encoding SREBP regulating gene protein, whose amino-acid sequence MMVLRRLLRKRWVLGVVFGLSLIYFLTSTLKHEERTIGDRALLEVRDSEHRIPWKVRFNLGNSSRQMGRCRNSIQGKTLLTDELGYVCERKDLLVNSCCNVNAPRTRQHVCKSCLASGCCSVYEYCVSCCLRPDKQALLERFLNRAAEGFQNLFTAVEDVFELCLAKCRTSSQSVQHENTYRNPQAKYCYGESPPELFPI is encoded by the exons ATGATGGTGCTCCGGCGGCTCCTGAGGAAGCGCTGGGTGCTGGGTGTCGTCTTTGGACTGTCGCTCATCTACTTCCTCACCAGCACGCTGAAACAT GAAGAGCGCACTATAGGGGACCGCGCCCTCCTGGAGGTGAGGGACTCCGAGCATCGCATCCCGTGGAAGGTGCGCTTCAACCTGGGCAACAGCAGCCGGCAGATGGGCAGATGTCGGAACTCCATCCAGGGCAAGACGCTGCTCACGGACGAGCTGG GTTATGTGTGCGAACGCAAAGACTTGCTGGTGAACAGCTGCTGCAACGTCAACGCTCCGCGAACGAGGCAGCACGTCTGCAAAAGCTGCCTGGCCAGTGGCTGCTGCAGCGTTTATGAGTACTGCGTGTCCTGTTGCCTCCGGCCAGATAAG CAAGCTCTCCTGGAACGCTTTCTGAACCGTGCTGCCGAAGGCTTCCAGAACCTGTTCACTGCTGTGGAGGATGTCTTTGAGCTGTGCTTGGCCAAGTGTCGCACCTCCTCCCAA AGCGTTCAGCACGAGAACACCTACCGAAACCCTCAAGCCAAGTACTGCTACGGAGAGAGTCCGCCGGAACTCTTTCCCATCTGA